A window from Pyrococcus yayanosii CH1 encodes these proteins:
- a CDS encoding SDH family Clp fold serine proteinase, which produces MDTLGGFLGSLIWWFLFLYLLLWPQMQYRQLQFARAKILERLARKRNSTVITLIHRQESIGLFGIPVYRFISIEDSEEVLRAIRMAPKDKPIDLIIHTPGGLVLAAAQIAKALKDHPAETRVIIPHYAMSGGTLIALAADKIIMDPHAVLGPVDPQLGQYPAPSILRAVEKKGVDKVDDETLILADVAEKAVRQVRDFVYELLKDKYGDEKARELAQILTEGRWTHDYPITVEEAKKLGLHVETDVPEEVYALMELYKQPVKQRGTVEFIPYPVKQEGNK; this is translated from the coding sequence ATGGACACCCTCGGCGGCTTTTTAGGGTCACTCATCTGGTGGTTCCTCTTCCTATACCTCCTCCTCTGGCCCCAGATGCAGTATCGCCAACTGCAGTTCGCGAGAGCCAAGATACTTGAAAGGCTTGCAAGGAAGAGGAACTCCACCGTGATAACCCTCATCCACAGACAGGAGAGCATAGGTCTCTTTGGCATCCCCGTTTACAGGTTCATAAGCATAGAGGACAGCGAGGAGGTTTTGAGGGCTATAAGGATGGCACCAAAGGACAAACCAATAGACCTTATTATCCACACACCCGGCGGCCTGGTCCTTGCGGCGGCCCAGATAGCCAAAGCTCTGAAGGACCATCCGGCTGAGACGAGGGTGATAATACCCCATTACGCCATGAGCGGTGGCACGCTGATTGCACTCGCGGCAGACAAGATAATAATGGATCCCCACGCCGTTCTCGGTCCCGTTGACCCTCAGCTGGGCCAGTACCCAGCGCCGAGCATACTAAGGGCTGTCGAGAAGAAGGGCGTTGACAAGGTAGACGATGAGACACTCATACTGGCAGATGTCGCGGAGAAGGCCGTCAGGCAGGTCAGAGACTTTGTATATGAGCTCCTGAAGGACAAATATGGAGACGAGAAAGCCAGGGAGCTCGCCCAGATACTCACAGAGGGTCGTTGGACCCACGATTATCCAATAACAGTGGAGGAAGCCAAAAAGCTCGGCCTCCATGTCGAGACAGATGTCCCCGAGGAGGTCTACGCTCTGATGGAGCTTTACAAGCAGCCAGTGAAGCAGAGGGGAACCGTGGAGTTCATACCCTATCCCGTCAAGCAAGAGGGAAACAAGTAA
- a CDS encoding glycoside hydrolase family 13 protein: protein MYKILEFGHNEYFGRVAKVEFSFPKRGGYAYLVGSFNAFNEGSFRMREKGDRWHIVIDLPEAIWYYGFSLDGKYTPDIENPERTLYRRLSYKFEREVSIARIWAGDEFYHEPSLLYIYSFADRTHVLFRAVRGRALRVILVTDESVGMRKKASDELFDYFEAILPRVKELSYTFEIETEEGSVEYGDFTATPKELSTPKWIFSRVFYQIMPDRFERESNEEKVGGDPKIYGGNLPGILKRLDYIEGLRVNALYLTPIFESITYHGYDVIDYFNVAKRLGGNAAFEKLVRELKRRDIKLILDGVFHHTSFFHPHFQDVVRKGVESVYRDFYRITGFPVVSQEFLEILNSEEPWEEKFKRLKNLDWNYESFFSVWLMPRLNHDDPRVRKFIAKVMNYWLEKGIDGWRLDVAHGIPPDLWREIRKEMPEDAYLVGEVMDDARMWLFDKFHGTMNYPLYEAILRFFVTGEITAEEFLNYLELLSTYYGPAEYMMYNFLDNHDVERFLDLVGDRKRYLCALAFLMTYKGIPSIFYGDEIGLSGMEGKGLEVSRTPMRWEGNQWDTEILKVTKALIRLRRNSRALQLGFFRPLKFKGRLLVYERIYEKEHVLVAINCSSRVESVLIPEKYRPIVGKTSIELAPWSFIVVFSRFNDVQLLSWP from the coding sequence ATGTATAAAATCCTCGAATTCGGCCATAACGAGTATTTCGGTCGTGTCGCGAAGGTCGAATTCTCTTTTCCTAAGAGGGGGGGCTACGCATATTTAGTGGGGAGCTTCAATGCCTTCAACGAGGGCAGCTTTCGGATGAGGGAGAAGGGGGACCGGTGGCACATTGTTATAGACCTACCTGAGGCCATCTGGTATTACGGCTTTTCCCTCGACGGGAAATACACGCCGGATATCGAGAACCCCGAAAGAACCCTTTACCGCCGGCTTTCATACAAGTTCGAGAGAGAGGTTAGCATCGCGAGGATATGGGCTGGGGATGAGTTCTACCACGAGCCTTCTCTACTCTACATCTACTCTTTTGCCGACAGAACCCACGTTCTGTTTAGGGCCGTCAGGGGAAGGGCCCTCCGCGTCATCTTGGTTACGGATGAGAGCGTAGGGATGAGAAAGAAGGCGAGCGACGAACTCTTCGACTACTTTGAGGCCATTCTTCCGAGGGTAAAGGAGCTGAGCTACACCTTTGAGATAGAAACTGAGGAAGGGAGTGTCGAATACGGCGACTTTACGGCCACGCCGAAGGAGCTTTCAACCCCGAAATGGATATTCAGCAGGGTCTTCTACCAGATAATGCCCGACAGGTTCGAACGAGAAAGCAATGAGGAGAAGGTTGGAGGCGATCCAAAGATTTACGGCGGGAACTTGCCGGGAATTTTGAAAAGGCTCGACTATATCGAAGGGCTCCGGGTGAACGCCCTCTACTTGACACCCATCTTCGAGTCTATAACCTACCACGGCTACGACGTCATCGACTACTTCAACGTCGCCAAGAGGTTGGGGGGCAATGCCGCGTTTGAGAAGCTTGTAAGGGAGCTGAAGAGGAGGGACATCAAGCTAATTCTCGATGGCGTCTTCCACCATACAAGCTTTTTCCATCCCCACTTCCAGGACGTCGTGAGAAAAGGTGTGGAAAGTGTATATCGGGATTTCTATCGCATAACAGGCTTCCCCGTCGTATCGCAGGAGTTTTTGGAGATACTAAACTCGGAAGAGCCCTGGGAAGAGAAGTTCAAGAGGTTGAAGAATCTTGACTGGAACTACGAGAGCTTCTTTTCGGTTTGGCTTATGCCTCGCTTGAACCACGATGACCCTAGGGTCAGGAAGTTCATAGCTAAGGTCATGAATTATTGGCTTGAGAAGGGTATCGACGGCTGGCGTTTGGACGTTGCCCACGGCATTCCACCCGACTTATGGCGAGAAATTAGGAAGGAGATGCCGGAAGATGCCTATCTCGTTGGGGAGGTTATGGACGACGCCAGGATGTGGCTTTTCGATAAGTTCCATGGGACGATGAATTATCCACTCTACGAGGCAATTCTACGGTTCTTTGTTACGGGTGAAATAACCGCCGAAGAGTTCCTTAACTATCTCGAGCTCCTCAGCACATATTACGGGCCCGCGGAATACATGATGTACAACTTCCTGGACAACCACGACGTGGAGCGCTTCCTAGACCTCGTCGGAGACAGGAAGAGGTATCTCTGCGCGCTGGCCTTCCTCATGACATACAAGGGGATTCCATCTATTTTCTATGGTGACGAGATAGGATTGAGTGGTATGGAAGGGAAAGGATTGGAGGTCTCAAGAACACCCATGAGGTGGGAGGGGAATCAATGGGACACCGAGATACTGAAAGTCACGAAGGCATTGATACGGCTGAGGAGGAATAGCAGGGCCCTCCAACTGGGCTTTTTTAGACCGTTGAAGTTCAAGGGGAGGCTCCTTGTTTACGAAAGAATTTATGAGAAGGAGCATGTCCTGGTAGCCATTAACTGCTCGTCGAGAGTCGAGAGTGTTTTAATACCGGAAAAGTACCGCCCCATAGTTGGAAAGACATCCATCGAGCTGGCTCCTTGGTCGTTTATCGTAGTTTTCTCCAGGTTCAACGACGTCCAACTCTTGTCATGGCCTTGA
- a CDS encoding extracellular solute-binding protein yields the protein MGKVLYTLVLVGVLIFGVVASGCIGGGTETTSPTTPTTETPTETTPQTECGSGKIVIWHAMQPNELQVFQSLAEEYMAMCPEVEIVFEQKPDLEGALKTAIPAGQGPDLFIWAHDWIGKFADAGLLEPVDEYVTEDLLNKFAPMGQEAMEYKGHYYALPFAAETVAIIYNKAMISEPPKTFDEMKAIMEQYYDPSNEKYGIAYPVNAYFISAWAQAFGGYYFDDKTEMPGLDKPETIEGFEFFFENIWPYMAPTADYNTQQSIFLEGRAPMMVNGPWSIGSVKDAGIDFGVAPLPPIIKDGKEYWPRPYGGVKLIYFAAGIKNKDAAWKFAKWFTTSPEVIKTLALELGYIPVLTEVLNDPDIQKDPVIYGFGQAVQHAYLMPKSPKMGAVWGGVENAINEILQDPATADIPAILQKYQQEILKNIQG from the coding sequence ATGGGGAAAGTCCTGTACACCCTGGTTTTGGTGGGAGTTTTGATATTTGGAGTCGTGGCAAGCGGCTGTATAGGCGGGGGCACTGAAACCACCAGCCCAACGACCCCTACCACCGAGACCCCAACGGAAACCACACCTCAGACTGAGTGTGGTAGTGGGAAGATAGTGATATGGCACGCCATGCAACCGAATGAGCTCCAGGTCTTCCAGAGCCTTGCCGAGGAGTATATGGCCATGTGTCCAGAGGTTGAGATAGTCTTCGAGCAGAAGCCGGACCTCGAGGGGGCCCTTAAGACTGCCATTCCAGCCGGTCAGGGTCCGGACCTGTTCATATGGGCCCATGACTGGATCGGGAAGTTCGCTGACGCTGGTCTCCTTGAGCCTGTTGACGAGTACGTCACCGAGGACCTGCTGAACAAGTTCGCCCCAATGGGTCAGGAGGCTATGGAGTACAAGGGGCACTACTATGCCCTGCCCTTCGCGGCCGAGACCGTCGCGATAATCTACAACAAGGCCATGATAAGCGAACCTCCGAAGACCTTTGATGAAATGAAGGCGATAATGGAGCAGTACTACGACCCGAGCAACGAGAAGTACGGCATAGCCTACCCGGTCAACGCATACTTCATCTCCGCATGGGCCCAGGCCTTTGGCGGTTATTACTTCGACGACAAGACTGAGATGCCAGGTCTCGACAAGCCTGAAACCATAGAGGGCTTTGAGTTCTTCTTCGAGAACATCTGGCCTTACATGGCCCCGACCGCTGACTACAACACCCAGCAGAGCATCTTCCTTGAAGGTAGGGCCCCAATGATGGTCAACGGTCCGTGGAGCATTGGAAGCGTCAAGGACGCAGGAATTGACTTTGGCGTCGCCCCACTCCCGCCGATAATCAAGGATGGCAAAGAGTACTGGCCGAGGCCTTACGGTGGCGTGAAGCTCATCTACTTCGCGGCTGGAATAAAGAACAAGGATGCCGCGTGGAAGTTCGCCAAGTGGTTCACAACGAGCCCCGAGGTCATAAAGACCCTTGCCCTTGAGCTTGGCTATATTCCAGTACTCACCGAGGTCCTCAATGACCCGGACATACAGAAGGATCCCGTTATCTACGGCTTCGGTCAGGCCGTCCAGCACGCTTATCTGATGCCTAAGAGCCCGAAGATGGGCGCCGTCTGGGGCGGCGTTGAGAATGCTATCAATGAGATCCTCCAGGACCCGGCCACCGCTGACATCCCGGCGATACTCCAGAAGTATCAGCAGGAGATTCTCAAGAACATTCAAGGATGA
- a CDS encoding carbohydrate ABC transporter permease has product MKKTTIAALVLIFPGIAAFLFFNLWPIIYSIYLAFTNAQLGNFPVQAPTAEPLKFVGLENFKWILSDEKFRNAFKWTWIFVVTSVTLKVLVGILLSLLYNSRYVKGRMIYRSLLIIPWALPLLFSITVWRFMFDPVFGPVNQVLKSLGVSNLPNWTNDPFWGFIALNIIEVWLAYPFMMTVITAALQSVPDTLIEAAIIDGANYWQRFRHVVLPVVGKPIAFATILTSAASFQYFMVPYIYNAGLFEDKFILLYGFRKAFGAVPHYGRATAVMVIATLVLAIYMYINVKITRLQEGAKE; this is encoded by the coding sequence ATGAAAAAGACCACTATCGCGGCCCTCGTCCTTATATTCCCCGGGATTGCAGCGTTCCTCTTCTTCAACCTATGGCCGATAATTTACTCTATATACCTGGCCTTTACTAACGCTCAGTTGGGCAACTTTCCCGTTCAGGCGCCAACCGCTGAGCCTCTTAAGTTCGTCGGCCTTGAGAACTTCAAGTGGATACTAAGCGATGAGAAGTTCCGGAATGCCTTCAAGTGGACGTGGATATTCGTGGTTACGAGCGTGACGCTCAAGGTTCTCGTCGGCATACTGCTAAGTCTGCTTTACAATAGCAGATACGTGAAGGGTAGAATGATCTACAGGTCGCTCCTGATAATACCTTGGGCTTTACCGCTCCTCTTCTCGATAACCGTGTGGAGATTCATGTTCGATCCCGTGTTCGGGCCTGTGAACCAAGTGCTCAAATCGCTTGGCGTGAGCAACCTTCCCAACTGGACGAACGATCCCTTCTGGGGCTTTATAGCCCTTAACATAATCGAAGTCTGGCTGGCCTATCCATTCATGATGACGGTCATCACTGCGGCGCTTCAGTCCGTTCCAGACACGCTAATAGAGGCCGCCATAATAGATGGAGCCAACTACTGGCAGAGGTTTAGGCACGTGGTCCTACCGGTGGTGGGCAAGCCCATAGCCTTCGCAACTATACTGACGAGCGCGGCCAGCTTCCAGTACTTCATGGTACCCTATATCTACAACGCGGGTCTCTTTGAGGACAAGTTCATCCTGCTCTATGGGTTCAGAAAAGCTTTCGGCGCGGTTCCGCATTATGGGAGGGCGACGGCGGTCATGGTGATAGCCACGCTCGTGCTCGCCATCTACATGTACATCAACGTTAAGATAACTCGGCTACAGGAGGGTGCTAAGGAATGA
- a CDS encoding ABC transporter permease subunit, with amino-acid sequence MRRSELLKSALMTLVAMLVMFMILFPVYYIFTVSIKPVSTLATTEIELIPSNVTLDAYREVLFGFKGGKIEGNFTGTIEGQARLENGRLYLEEGTLKGVVKYGPFTGIKFEVPLSGVVFTVSGGKSVQGALTGKVKGLFVLTKVNEDGSIGFSVIKNVELTKGEVSGVSVSGSMEKYIIIRNAGSVEFTTLGKFINSKFFGYLKNSLILATLTVLLTLIFVVPAAYAFSRLKFFGRDHILYFYLMFTQVAGGLGIAGLIALYGILVKLGLYNKLPALAFVYATGSVPFNTWLLKGYIDSINPDFDEAALVDGASYFQIIRHVLLPMALPGIATVAIFAFIGGWTEFILASLLLTEENQPMSVWIYTLMGGIGRGIDWNYFAAAALLFALPVFVMFMLAQNYIRSGLTIGGLKE; translated from the coding sequence ATGAGGAGGAGTGAGCTTCTTAAAAGCGCCTTGATGACGCTCGTCGCAATGCTCGTAATGTTTATGATACTCTTTCCAGTCTACTACATCTTCACCGTCTCTATAAAGCCCGTTTCGACGCTGGCCACGACGGAAATAGAACTCATTCCGAGCAACGTCACCTTAGACGCCTACAGGGAAGTTCTCTTCGGCTTCAAAGGGGGCAAGATAGAGGGGAACTTCACAGGAACGATAGAGGGGCAGGCGAGGCTGGAGAACGGCAGACTCTATCTGGAGGAAGGCACGCTTAAAGGGGTCGTTAAATACGGGCCATTCACGGGGATAAAGTTTGAGGTGCCCCTGTCCGGCGTAGTCTTCACAGTTTCCGGGGGGAAGAGCGTTCAGGGAGCGCTGACCGGTAAAGTGAAAGGGCTGTTCGTCCTGACGAAGGTCAATGAGGATGGAAGCATAGGCTTTTCAGTGATAAAGAACGTTGAACTAACGAAGGGAGAGGTAAGCGGCGTTTCGGTCTCGGGCTCTATGGAAAAATACATAATCATAAGGAACGCGGGCAGCGTCGAGTTCACGACCCTTGGCAAGTTCATCAACTCAAAGTTCTTCGGCTACCTCAAGAACAGCCTCATACTGGCCACACTGACCGTGTTGCTAACGCTGATCTTCGTCGTCCCGGCGGCATATGCCTTCTCACGCCTGAAGTTCTTCGGCAGGGATCACATCCTGTACTTCTACTTGATGTTCACTCAGGTTGCCGGAGGTCTTGGCATAGCTGGGCTAATAGCCCTCTATGGAATACTCGTGAAGCTTGGCCTTTACAACAAGTTGCCTGCCTTGGCCTTTGTCTATGCCACAGGTAGTGTACCCTTCAACACCTGGCTACTCAAGGGATACATAGATTCCATAAACCCGGACTTCGATGAGGCGGCCCTCGTTGATGGCGCCAGTTACTTCCAAATAATTCGCCACGTCCTCCTACCAATGGCTTTACCGGGAATAGCGACCGTGGCTATATTCGCCTTCATCGGCGGATGGACGGAATTCATCCTGGCGAGTCTGCTCTTAACTGAGGAGAACCAGCCAATGTCCGTGTGGATCTACACCCTTATGGGTGGCATCGGCAGAGGGATAGACTGGAACTACTTCGCGGCGGCCGCCTTGCTCTTCGCCCTGCCTGTCTTCGTCATGTTCATGCTCGCCCAGAACTACATAAGGAGTGGCCTAACAATTGGAGGTCTAAAGGAGTGA
- a CDS encoding glucodextranase DOMON-like domain-containing protein has translation MRRVLSLFVVFVVLGSLLALQPEVKAGEPKPLNVIIVWHQHQPYYYDPVQGIYTRPWVRLHAANNYWKMAYYLSKYPDVHATIDLSGSLIAQLADYMNGAKDIYQIITEKIAKGEPLTVEEKWLMLQAPGGFFDHTIPWNGEPVTDKNGNPIRDFWNRYTELKNKMLQAKAKYANLPLEEQKVAVTNEFTEQDYIDLAVLFNLAWIDYNYIMNTPELKALYEKVDEGGYTREDVRTVLKHQMWLLNHTFEEHEKINLLLGNGNVEVTVVPYAHPIGPILNDFGWEEDFDAHVKKAHELYKKYLGAGKVTPKGGWAAESALNDKTLEILAENGWQWVMTDQLVLQKLGIPYTVENYYKPWVAEFNGRKIYLFPRDHALSDRVGFTYSGMNQYQAVEDFINELLRIQKQNYDGSLVYVITLDGENPWEHYPYDGKLFLETLYKRLTELQRQGLIRTLTPSEYIKLYGDKANKLTPQMMERLDLTGDNVEALLKAQSLGELYDMIGVKEEMQWPESSWIDGTLSTWIGEPQENYGWYWLYLARKALMAQKDKMSQENWEKAYEYLLRAEASDWFWWYGSDQSSGQDYTFDRYFKTYLYEIYRLAGLEPPSYLYGNYFPDGEPYTIRALEGLGEGQVKEYSSMSPLAEGVSVYFDGEGVHFVVKGNLEKFEISIYEKGERVGNTFTLLQERPGELKYSLFPFSRDSVGLLITKHVVYRDGKAEIYAATDYENTEKVGEASVKQVDGGVEIVVPFDYIKTPEDFYFAVSTVKDGELEIITTPIELKLPMEVKGVPIVDVVDPEGDDYGPGTYTYPTDPVFVPHHLDLLRFRILEQTDAYVMEFYFKELGGNVWNAPNGFSLQIIEVYLDFREGGNTSAIKMFPDGPGANVNLDPEHPWDLALRIAGWDYGNLIVLPNGTVYQGELQISADPVNNKIIVKVPKKYIQIDEDYGLWGVVLVGSQDGYGPDKWRPVAVEAEQWRLGGADQQAVIDNLAPRVVDLLVPEGFKPTQEEQLSSYDLEKKILATVLMIPLIEGSGGEEPAETPRETAIPAESPTTTEAPTETQSTTTSQGPTETQTGGGICGPVALLGLVMTPLLLRRRR, from the coding sequence ATGAGGAGGGTCCTTTCTCTCTTTGTGGTTTTCGTGGTTCTCGGAAGCTTGCTGGCCCTCCAGCCAGAAGTAAAGGCTGGGGAGCCCAAACCGCTCAATGTTATAATAGTCTGGCACCAGCACCAGCCATACTACTACGACCCAGTTCAGGGCATCTACACGAGGCCTTGGGTCAGACTCCACGCGGCCAACAACTACTGGAAGATGGCCTACTATCTCAGCAAGTATCCGGATGTTCACGCCACCATCGATTTATCAGGCTCCCTCATAGCCCAGCTTGCAGATTACATGAACGGGGCCAAGGATATTTATCAGATAATCACGGAGAAGATAGCCAAAGGCGAACCCCTTACGGTTGAGGAGAAGTGGCTTATGCTCCAGGCACCTGGAGGGTTCTTCGACCACACGATTCCTTGGAACGGAGAGCCCGTCACCGATAAAAACGGCAACCCGATAAGGGACTTCTGGAACCGCTACACAGAGCTGAAGAACAAGATGCTTCAAGCGAAGGCCAAGTACGCCAATCTGCCACTTGAGGAGCAGAAGGTTGCGGTAACCAATGAGTTCACCGAGCAGGACTACATTGACCTGGCAGTCCTCTTCAACCTTGCCTGGATTGATTACAACTACATAATGAACACCCCCGAGCTCAAGGCCCTTTACGAGAAAGTTGACGAGGGCGGCTACACGAGGGAGGACGTCAGGACCGTCTTGAAGCATCAGATGTGGCTTCTCAACCACACCTTCGAGGAGCACGAGAAGATAAACCTCCTTCTCGGCAACGGCAACGTCGAGGTTACCGTTGTTCCGTACGCGCACCCGATAGGGCCGATACTCAATGACTTCGGCTGGGAGGAAGACTTCGATGCCCACGTTAAGAAGGCCCACGAGCTCTACAAGAAGTACCTCGGCGCCGGTAAGGTTACACCCAAGGGTGGATGGGCCGCTGAAAGTGCCCTTAACGACAAGACTCTGGAGATACTGGCTGAGAACGGCTGGCAATGGGTCATGACCGATCAGCTCGTTCTTCAAAAGCTGGGCATTCCATACACCGTCGAGAACTACTACAAGCCATGGGTGGCTGAGTTTAACGGGAGGAAGATATACCTCTTCCCGCGTGACCACGCGCTGAGCGACAGGGTTGGCTTCACATACAGCGGAATGAACCAGTACCAGGCGGTTGAAGACTTCATAAATGAGCTCCTCAGGATTCAGAAGCAGAATTATGATGGTTCTCTCGTTTACGTCATAACCCTCGACGGAGAGAATCCGTGGGAGCACTATCCCTACGACGGCAAGCTCTTCCTTGAGACCCTCTACAAGCGCCTCACCGAACTCCAGAGGCAGGGCCTCATAAGGACGCTTACCCCGAGCGAGTACATCAAGCTCTACGGCGATAAGGCTAATAAGCTCACTCCCCAGATGATGGAGCGCCTTGATTTGACGGGCGATAATGTTGAAGCCCTGCTGAAGGCCCAGAGCCTTGGCGAGCTTTACGACATGATTGGCGTTAAGGAGGAGATGCAGTGGCCCGAGAGCAGCTGGATTGATGGGACGCTCTCAACGTGGATAGGCGAGCCCCAGGAGAACTACGGCTGGTACTGGCTCTACCTGGCGAGAAAGGCTCTAATGGCTCAGAAAGATAAGATGAGCCAAGAAAATTGGGAGAAGGCCTACGAGTACCTGCTGAGAGCCGAGGCAAGCGATTGGTTCTGGTGGTACGGAAGTGACCAGAGCAGTGGGCAGGACTACACCTTCGACCGCTACTTTAAGACGTACCTCTACGAGATTTACAGGCTGGCCGGCCTCGAACCGCCGAGCTACCTTTACGGCAATTACTTCCCCGATGGAGAGCCATATACCATAAGGGCACTTGAGGGTCTTGGGGAGGGTCAGGTGAAGGAATACTCAAGCATGTCTCCCCTGGCCGAGGGGGTAAGCGTCTACTTCGACGGTGAGGGAGTGCACTTCGTCGTTAAGGGCAACCTTGAGAAGTTTGAGATAAGCATCTACGAGAAGGGCGAGAGGGTTGGAAACACATTTACCCTCCTTCAAGAGAGGCCCGGCGAGCTGAAATACTCGCTCTTCCCGTTCTCAAGGGACAGCGTTGGTCTGCTGATAACTAAGCACGTAGTTTATAGGGATGGAAAGGCAGAAATCTACGCAGCCACGGATTACGAGAACACCGAGAAGGTTGGAGAAGCTTCCGTGAAGCAGGTAGACGGCGGTGTTGAAATCGTAGTTCCCTTCGACTACATCAAAACGCCCGAGGACTTCTACTTCGCCGTCTCAACCGTGAAGGACGGTGAGCTTGAGATCATAACGACCCCGATAGAGCTTAAGCTCCCGATGGAGGTCAAGGGCGTTCCGATAGTGGATGTAGTCGATCCTGAGGGAGATGATTACGGGCCTGGCACTTATACCTACCCGACCGATCCGGTCTTCGTCCCCCATCACCTCGACCTCCTTCGCTTCAGGATACTCGAGCAGACTGATGCATACGTCATGGAGTTCTACTTCAAGGAGCTTGGCGGCAACGTGTGGAACGCTCCAAATGGCTTCAGCCTCCAAATAATCGAGGTCTACCTTGACTTCAGGGAAGGCGGTAACACCTCGGCGATAAAGATGTTCCCGGACGGGCCGGGTGCGAACGTTAACCTCGATCCCGAGCATCCATGGGATTTGGCGTTAAGAATAGCCGGCTGGGACTACGGCAACCTTATAGTCCTCCCGAACGGAACGGTTTATCAGGGTGAGCTTCAGATCTCAGCGGACCCGGTTAACAACAAGATCATCGTCAAGGTTCCTAAGAAGTACATCCAGATAGACGAGGACTACGGACTCTGGGGAGTCGTCCTCGTCGGGAGTCAGGATGGTTATGGTCCTGATAAGTGGAGGCCTGTTGCCGTTGAAGCGGAGCAGTGGAGGCTCGGTGGCGCCGACCAACAGGCTGTCATCGACAACCTCGCTCCAAGGGTGGTTGACCTGCTGGTTCCAGAAGGTTTCAAGCCAACGCAGGAAGAGCAGCTGAGCAGCTACGACCTCGAGAAGAAGATCCTCGCTACCGTGCTCATGATACCGCTCATAGAGGGGAGCGGTGGCGAGGAGCCTGCCGAGACCCCGAGGGAAACGGCGATTCCCGCGGAGAGTCCCACGACTACAGAAGCTCCCACCGAAACCCAGAGCACGACTACCTCACAGGGTCCCACTGAGACCCAGACAGGCGGTGGCATCTGTGGGCCTGTGGCTCTCCTCGGACTTGTCATGACACCACTGCTCCTCAGGAGGAGGCGCTGA
- a CDS encoding ABC transporter ATP-binding protein, translated as MAEVRLVRVWKQFGDFTAVKDLTLEVKDGEFLVLLGPSGCGKTTTLRMIAGLEEPTKGQIYIDDKLVADPGKGIFVPPKERDVAMVFQSYALYPHMTVYDNIAFPLKLRKVPKQEIDKRVREVAEMLGLTEFLHRKPRELSGGQRQRVALGRAIVRRPKVFLMDEPLSNLDAKLRVKMRAELKKLQRQLGVTTIYVTHDQVEAMTMGDRIAVMNAGELQQIGTPEDVYERPANTFVAGFIGSPPTNFMDSSVVEDENGVWADFGEFRLKFLDDQAEVLREKNLVGKEVIFGIRPEDIYDALFAQVKIPGENMARAFVEIVENLGGEKIVHLSAGDINFTAKFPAESRVVEGQEIDVVFDMKKAHVFEKGSGKAVF; from the coding sequence ATGGCCGAGGTAAGGCTTGTCAGGGTTTGGAAGCAGTTTGGGGATTTCACGGCGGTCAAGGACCTCACGTTGGAGGTTAAGGATGGGGAGTTCCTTGTTCTGCTCGGGCCAAGCGGTTGCGGTAAAACCACGACCCTGAGAATGATAGCAGGCCTGGAGGAGCCCACGAAGGGGCAGATATACATCGATGATAAGCTAGTCGCTGATCCCGGGAAGGGCATCTTCGTTCCTCCGAAGGAGAGGGACGTGGCCATGGTCTTCCAGAGCTACGCTCTATACCCTCACATGACCGTTTACGATAACATAGCCTTTCCCCTTAAACTCAGGAAGGTCCCCAAGCAGGAGATCGATAAGCGCGTCAGGGAAGTTGCCGAGATGCTTGGCCTCACCGAGTTCCTCCACAGGAAGCCCAGAGAACTCTCGGGCGGACAGAGGCAGCGCGTCGCCCTCGGGAGGGCCATCGTTAGGAGACCCAAGGTCTTTCTCATGGATGAGCCGCTGAGCAACCTCGATGCCAAGCTGAGGGTGAAGATGCGCGCCGAGCTAAAAAAGCTTCAGAGGCAGCTGGGGGTAACGACAATCTACGTTACCCACGACCAAGTTGAGGCCATGACTATGGGCGACAGAATTGCAGTGATGAACGCCGGTGAGCTTCAGCAGATTGGAACCCCGGAGGATGTTTATGAGAGACCTGCCAACACCTTCGTGGCAGGATTCATCGGCTCACCGCCAACGAACTTCATGGACTCATCGGTGGTGGAGGACGAGAATGGAGTATGGGCAGACTTCGGTGAGTTCAGACTCAAGTTCCTCGATGACCAGGCTGAAGTCCTTAGAGAGAAGAACCTGGTCGGCAAGGAGGTCATTTTCGGAATAAGGCCGGAGGATATCTACGATGCTCTATTCGCCCAAGTCAAGATTCCGGGGGAGAACATGGCCAGGGCGTTCGTTGAAATCGTCGAGAACCTCGGTGGTGAAAAGATCGTGCACTTAAGCGCTGGTGATATTAACTTTACGGCAAAGTTCCCTGCGGAGTCTAGGGTAGTTGAGGGCCAGGAAATTGACGTTGTATTCGACATGAAGAAGGCGCACGTCTTCGAGAAGGGAAGCGGGAAGGCCGTCTTCTGA